A single genomic interval of Astyanax mexicanus isolate ESR-SI-001 chromosome 4, AstMex3_surface, whole genome shotgun sequence harbors:
- the LOC107196851 gene encoding zinc finger protein 3-like — MKPDQEKTHLCSECKKSFHQLSDLKKHQRIHTGEKPYHCSDCGKCFNQQSTLNIHQRIHTGEKPHHCSECGKSFNQLSILKKHRRIHTGEKPYHCSDCGKSFNLLSTLITHRRIHTGQKPYHCTKCEKTFKQPSHLNTHLQSHTGEKPYPCTECGKSFNQLSHLNRHRRIHTGEKPFYCPDCGKSFPYQSDLNVHQRIHTGEKPYYCSDCGISFRHSHTLKKHKCVQSSDRK; from the coding sequence ATGAAGCCAGACCAGGAGAAAACTCACCTCTGTTCAGAGTGTAAGAAGAGTTTTCATCAACTGAGTGATctgaaaaaacaccagcgcattcacacaggagagaaaccgtatcactgttcagactgtggaaaatgttttaatcaacagagtactctcaacatacaccagcgcattcacactggagaaaaaccacatcactgctcagagtgtggaaagagttttaatcaactgagtATTCTGAAAAAACACagacgcattcacacaggagagaaaccgtatcactgttcagactgtggaaaaagtTTTAATCTGCTGAGTACTCTCATCACACAtcggcgcattcacacaggacagaaaccatatcactgcacAAAGTGTGAAAAGACTTTTAAACAACCGAGTCATCTCAACACACACCTTCAGtctcacaccggagagaaaccgtatccctGCACAgaatgtggaaagagttttaatcaactgagtCATCTCAACAGACACCgtcgcattcacacaggagagaaaccgttttattgtccagactgcgggaagagtttccCTTATCAGAGTGATCTCAAtgtacaccagcgcattcacactggagagaaaccgtattactgttcagaTTGTGGGATAAGCTTCAGGCACTCGCATACATTAAAGAAACACAAGTGCGTTCAGAGCAGTGACAGAAAATAA
- the LOC125801072 gene encoding zinc finger protein ZFP2-like, with protein sequence MFATSLRKMKPDQEKAHLCSECKKSFNHLSDLKKHQRIHTGEKPYQCSVCGKSFNTQSNLNAHRRIHTGEKPYHCLECGKSFTKQSNLNIHQRIHTGEKPYHCSDCGNSFNQLSYLIAHQRIHTGERPYSCPECNNSFTTQSGLKEHQRIHTGEKPYQCSECGKSFINQRHLKRHQLIHTGEKPYFCSDCGKGFNRLGNLITHQHVHTGEKPYYCLECKNSFTTKSALKEHQRIHTGEKPYQCSECGKRFIQQSNLKAHQRIHTGEKPYQCSECKNCFTSQSYLKQHQNIHTGEKPYHCSDCGKCFNLLSTLNKHQRIHTGEKPYPCTECGKSFKQPSHLNTHLRNHTGENPFYCPECGKSFPYQSDLNVHQRIHTG encoded by the coding sequence ATGTTTGCTACATCTCTCAGAAAAATGAAGCCAGACCAGGAGAAAGCTCACCTCTGTTCAGAGTGtaagaagagttttaatcatctaagtgatctcaaaaaacaccagcgcattcacacaggagagaaaccgtatcagtgctcagtctgtgggaagagttttaatacacagagtaatctcaacgcacaccggcgcattcacactggagaaaaaccatatcactgcttagagtgcgggaagagttttactaaacagagtaatctcaacatacaccaacgcattcacactggagagaaaccgtatcactgctcagactgtgggaatagTTTTAATCAACTGAGTTATCTCAtcgcacaccagcgcattcacactggagagagaccaTATTCCTGCCCAGAATGTAATAATtcttttactacacagagtggcctcaaagaacaccagcgcattcacactggagagaaaccgtatcagtgctcagaatgtgggaagagttttattaatcAAAGACATCTCAAAAGACATCAGCTTATTCACACGGGAGAGAAACCATatttctgctcagactgtggaaagggTTTTAATCGACTGGGTAATCTCATCACGCACCAgcacgttcacactggagagaaaccgtattactgcttagAATGTAAGAATTCTTTTACTACAAAGAGTGCTCTCAaagaacaccagcgcattcacacaggagagaaaccgtatcaatgctcagagtgtggaaagaggtTTATTCAGCAGAGTAATCTCAaagcacaccagcgcattcacactggagagaaaccgtatcagtgctcagaatgTAAGAACTGTTTTACTTCACAAAGTTACCTCAAACAACACCAgaacattcacactggagagaaaccgtatcactgctcagactgtggaaaatgTTTTAATCTACTGAGTACTCTCAACAAAcatcaacgcattcacacaggagagaaaccgtatccctgcacagagtgtggaaagagttttaaacaACCGAGTCATCTCAACACACACCTTCGCAATCACACGGGAGAGAACCCGTTTTATTGTCCAGAATGCGGGAAGAGTTTCCCTTATCAGAGTGATCTCAAtgtacaccagcgcattcacacaggatag
- the LOC125801073 gene encoding zinc finger protein 3-like isoform X3, with product MEKTHHCSDCGKSFNRLNHLLVHQRIHTGEKSYHCLECGKNFSTQSNLNTHQRIHTGEKPYHCSDCGNSFNQLSHLITHQRIHTGERPYSCPECENSFTTQSGLKEHQRIHTGEKPYHCSECGKSFIQQRNLKRHQLIHTGETPYFCSDCGKSFNRLSNLITHQHVHTGEKPYYCLECKNSFTTQSALKEHQRIHTGEKPYHCSECGKSFIQQSNLIAHLRIHTGEKPYQCSECKNCFTTQSHLKQHQRIHTGEKPYHCSDCETSFMHLNTFRRHKCNPLTTTSFNTDFKVE from the coding sequence ATGGAGAAAAcacatcactgttcagactgtgggaagagttttaatcgactgAATCATCTCCTtgtgcaccagcgcattcacactggagagaaatcTTATCACTGCTTAGAGTGCGGGAAGAATTTTagtacacagagtaatctcaacacacaccagcgcattcacactggagagaaaccgtatcactgctcagactgtgggaatagTTTTAATCAACTTAGTCATCTCatcacacaccagcgcattcacacaggagagagaccaTATTCCTGCCCAGAATGTGAGAATTCTTTTACTACACAAAGTGGCCTTAaagaacaccagcgcattcacactggagagaaaccgtatcactgctcagagtgtgggaagagttttattcagCAGAGAAATCTCAAAAGACATCAGcttattcacacaggagagacaccatatttctgctcagactgtgggaagagttttaatcgactgAGTAATCTCATCACGCACCAgcacgttcacactggagagaaaccatattactgcttagAATGTAAGAATtcttttactacacagagtgctctcaaagaacaccagcgcattcacactggagagaaaccgtatcactgctcagagtgtggaaagagttttattcAGCAGAGTAATCTCATAGCACACCTACGCATTCACACtggggagaaaccgtatcagtgctcagaatgTAAGAattgttttactacacagagtcacctcaaacaacaccagcgcattcacactggagagaaaccgtatcactgctcagactgtgagacgAGCTTCATGCATTTAAATACGTTTAGGAGACACAAGTGCAATCCTTTAACCACCACCAGTTTCAACACAGATTTTAAAGTAGAGTGA
- the LOC125801073 gene encoding gastrula zinc finger protein XlCGF7.1-like isoform X2, giving the protein MEKSHHCSDCGKSFAKEIYLKRHQRTHTGEKLYPCSDCGKSFSELSNLKTHQRVHTGEKPYPCSDCGKSFSQLNNLRTHQRIHTGEKPHHCTDCGKRFAQQGTLKKHQRIHTGEKPYHCSDCGKSFNELNYLNKHQRIHTGEMPYNCSACGKKFRQLKNLKTHQRIHTGEQPYHCSDCGKSFNWLTHLKTHQRTHTGEKPYYCVECGKSFNELSALKKHHRNHTGEKPFQCSDCGKHFYELGNLKIHQRFHTGEKPYLCSDCGKSFTTQSHFKVHQLIHTGVKPYYCSDCQKSFRYSKTLKKHKCINNIEENKQKDFIGHPGPNADSEA; this is encoded by the coding sequence ATGGAGAAAAGTcaccactgttcagactgtgggaagagttttgctaAGGAGATTTATCTGAAAAGacaccagcgcactcacactggagagaaactgtatccctgctcagactgtggaaagagttttagtgaACTGAGCAATCTAAAAActcaccagcgcgttcacactggagagaaaccgtatccctGCTCAGAttgcgggaagagttttagtcaactGAATAATCTCAGAACACACCAACGcattcatacaggagagaaaccacatcactgcacagactgtgggaaacGTTTTGCTCAACAaggtactctcaaaaaacaccagcgcattcacactggagagaaaccgtatcactgctcagactgtggaaaaagtTTTAATGAACTGAATTATCTCaataaacaccagcgcattcacactggagagatgCCATATAACTGCTCGGCGTGTGGAAAAAAGTTTAGGCAACTTAaaaatctcaaaacacaccagcgcattcacacaggggaacaaccgtatcactgctcagactgtgggaagagttttaattgGCTGACTCACcttaaaacacaccagcgcactcacacaggagagaaaccgtattactgcgtagagtgcgggaagagttttaatgaGCTGAGTGCTCTCAAAAAACATCATCGGaatcacactggagagaaaccgtttcagtgctcagattgtgggaagcaTTTTTATGAACTaggtaatctcaaaatacaccagcgctttcacactggagagaaaccatatctctgttcagactgtgggaagagttttacgaCGCAGAGTCATTTTAAagtacaccagctcattcacaccgGAGTCAAACCGTATTATTGTTCAGATTGTCAGAAAAGCTTCAGGTATTCAAAAACATTAAAGAAACACAAGTGCATTAACAACATTGAAGAAAATAAGCAAAAAGACTTCATCGGCCACCCAGGTCCTAATGCAGATTCTGAAGCCTGA